One segment of Pelorhabdus rhamnosifermentans DNA contains the following:
- a CDS encoding MarR family winged helix-turn-helix transcriptional regulator, which produces MQTATANQLYNALSRLSRHIHRMEHWMAGDVSEGQKLHSGQIRLLSLISQNDGASQKDLAEEMDVRPSSMTEMLLRMEQTGLITRKQDENDQRVMRIFLTETGKKAAVQSSVTTHDLTTTMFNCLLPEEQTQMLAFVEKISASIETLVGSDAHDTHHHGHHGQQGHHHLSFHSKNRDPHSHF; this is translated from the coding sequence ATGCAAACCGCAACTGCTAATCAATTATATAACGCCCTGTCCCGCTTAAGCCGACACATCCATCGAATGGAGCACTGGATGGCTGGTGATGTATCAGAAGGACAAAAACTGCATAGTGGGCAAATTCGTTTATTATCGCTCATTTCGCAAAACGACGGAGCAAGTCAGAAAGATTTGGCCGAAGAAATGGATGTTCGTCCGTCTTCTATGACAGAGATGTTACTTAGAATGGAACAAACTGGTTTGATTACACGCAAACAAGATGAAAATGATCAGCGTGTCATGCGGATTTTTCTAACGGAAACCGGGAAAAAGGCAGCCGTGCAATCCAGTGTTACCACTCATGATCTAACAACAACAATGTTCAATTGTTTGCTACCAGAAGAACAAACCCAAATGCTCGCTTTCGTGGAAAAAATTAGCGCCAGCATAGAAACCCTAGTCGGATCTGATGCGCATGATACTCATCACCACGGGCACCATGGACAACAGGGACATCATCATCTCTCATTCCATTCAAAAAATCGCGATCCGCATAGCCATTTCTGA
- a CDS encoding DUF362 domain-containing protein, with protein sequence MRMILITTGTMDNRDIIISHSIQKIAIRIAISDISWLILLRNSDMGYQISAMCKQCGKCQSVCPVGAIVINNGQYEIIPERCKSCGACASACPVSAIKRSGINAFNNLIEKIFGKKHLHRAGHTQQHSRIHIDTVKCNPTYVLPLKLVSFNADRSACTYKSLF encoded by the coding sequence ATGCGCATGATACTCATCACCACGGGCACCATGGACAACAGGGACATCATCATCTCTCATTCCATTCAAAAAATCGCGATCCGCATAGCCATTTCTGATATTTCTTGGCTTATACTACTGAGAAACTCCGATATGGGTTACCAAATCAGCGCCATGTGTAAGCAATGCGGAAAATGTCAAAGCGTTTGCCCAGTTGGCGCGATTGTAATAAACAACGGCCAGTATGAGATTATTCCAGAAAGATGCAAATCTTGCGGTGCTTGCGCCTCGGCATGCCCCGTAAGTGCAATAAAACGTTCTGGAATAAATGCGTTCAACAATCTAATCGAAAAGATATTCGGCAAAAAGCATTTACATCGTGCCGGTCATACACAGCAACACTCCCGCATACACATCGACACCGTTAAATGTAACCCGACTTATGTGCTTCCTCTTAAACTAGTTAGCTTCAATGCAGACAGATCAGCCTGCACATATAAGAGCCTTTTCTAA
- a CDS encoding cation diffusion facilitator family transporter, which yields MVRTNLITKLNNKTTASLLAILSNCILISVKFLIAGISGSVSILSEAIHSGMDLLASLIVFFSIRLSAEPANESFPFGYGKIENISALLEGILLFAAALIIIAEAIPKIIYPVETAETYLAIGVMSISTVINFLISSHLYKVAKSEDSMALAADAAHLRTDTYSSLGVAVGIILMRITGLHIIDPIIAVIVAMLITKAAYNLSRNALVQLLDARIPPEQCLKIKEVLERCQDKIINYHEIKTRKAGNNTFINLHITVDKNLTVKESHALEDFIESELELVIKNAYINIHVDPS from the coding sequence ATGGTTAGAACTAATCTTATAACAAAATTAAACAACAAAACAACTGCATCATTGCTGGCAATCCTATCGAATTGTATATTAATTTCCGTGAAATTTTTAATTGCCGGAATCAGCGGCTCTGTGAGTATCCTCTCCGAAGCAATCCATTCCGGAATGGATTTACTGGCTTCTCTTATTGTATTTTTTTCAATCCGCTTATCTGCAGAACCAGCTAACGAATCCTTCCCTTTCGGTTATGGGAAAATCGAAAATATATCTGCTCTTTTAGAGGGAATACTCCTGTTTGCAGCCGCCTTGATAATTATTGCAGAAGCCATCCCCAAAATTATATACCCAGTGGAAACTGCAGAAACTTATCTTGCTATAGGCGTAATGTCTATCTCCACTGTAATTAATTTTTTAATTTCATCCCATTTATATAAAGTGGCAAAAAGCGAAGATTCAATGGCCCTGGCAGCGGATGCCGCGCATCTAAGAACTGACACCTATTCTTCTCTTGGCGTTGCAGTCGGCATCATATTAATGCGAATAACCGGACTTCATATTATTGATCCAATTATCGCGGTCATCGTCGCTATGCTGATTACCAAAGCGGCTTACAATTTGAGTCGAAATGCATTGGTGCAACTCCTTGATGCCAGAATACCGCCAGAACAATGTTTAAAAATTAAAGAAGTTCTGGAAAGATGCCAAGATAAGATCATTAATTATCATGAAATTAAAACAAGAAAAGCAGGAAATAACACGTTCATTAATCTGCACATAACAGTAGATAAGAATTTAACCGTAAAAGAATCCCATGCTTTAGAAGATTTTATCGAATCCGAATTGGAATTAGTAATAAAGAATGCCTACATTAACATACATGTAGACCCATCGTAA
- a CDS encoding Fur family transcriptional regulator, with amino-acid sequence MNIPELQQKFNGQYKLTRQREIIFHTLTDHAGRHLSAEDIYNTVRQQYPEIGLATIYRAMELFNNLGIVQKLDFGDGCHRYELCDHHSRQHHHMICIVCGKVIEMAGYLPDKFEPDISHMNDFSILDYQLYFYGYCKECQSKYRK; translated from the coding sequence ATGAACATTCCTGAACTGCAACAAAAATTTAACGGTCAATATAAACTGACACGGCAACGTGAGATCATTTTCCACACCCTTACCGACCATGCGGGTCGTCACCTTAGCGCCGAAGATATTTATAATACTGTCCGTCAACAATATCCAGAAATCGGGTTGGCAACCATATATCGTGCCATGGAATTATTTAACAATTTAGGTATTGTGCAAAAACTTGATTTTGGTGATGGATGTCATCGCTACGAATTATGTGACCACCATTCTCGCCAACATCATCATATGATCTGCATAGTTTGCGGTAAGGTAATTGAAATGGCAGGTTATTTACCAGATAAATTTGAACCTGACATAAGTCACATGAATGATTTTTCAATTTTAGACTACCAATTATATTTTTATGGTTACTGTAAAGAGTGTCAATCCAAGTACCGTAAGTAA